The Corallococcus exiguus genome has a window encoding:
- the tolR gene encoding protein TolR, with product MGMGGGKGGGGRTTMSEINVTPMVDVMLVLLIIFMVTAPLIQQGVKVNLPETKAAPVEATEKKVVLSIDAGRKVYIGDAEVPLEELETKLAANAKAQADKEVYLHADRDVPYGVVVEVMAAAQRAGIANVGMITEPATGSKASNSGKAAPAPSGAKGKPKEAKR from the coding sequence ATGGGCATGGGCGGAGGCAAGGGCGGTGGTGGCCGCACCACGATGAGCGAGATCAACGTCACGCCCATGGTGGACGTGATGCTGGTGCTGCTCATCATCTTCATGGTGACGGCGCCCCTCATCCAGCAGGGCGTGAAGGTGAACCTCCCGGAGACCAAGGCGGCCCCGGTGGAGGCGACGGAGAAGAAGGTCGTCCTCTCCATCGACGCGGGGCGCAAGGTCTACATCGGGGATGCGGAAGTTCCGCTGGAGGAGCTGGAGACGAAGCTCGCCGCCAACGCCAAGGCGCAGGCGGACAAGGAAGTGTATCTCCACGCGGACCGCGACGTGCCGTACGGCGTGGTGGTGGAGGTGATGGCCGCGGCCCAGCGCGCGGGCATCGCCAACGTGGGGATGATCACGGAACCGGCCACGGGCTCCAAGGCGTCCAACTCCGGCAAGGCCGCCCCCGCCCCGTCCGGCGCCAAGGGCAAGCCCAAGGAGGCGAAGCGCTAG
- the ftsE gene encoding cell division ATP-binding protein FtsE produces MIQFFHVYKAYPGDPPVLQDINLNVEKGEFVFLTGPSGAGKTTLLKLIFCGEKATKGQILVGGKNIARIRESAVPYLRRNIGVVFQDFKLLPHRSVADNVGFTLDVLGVPRSEAREKVHRMLKLVGLEHKANSLPLRLSGGEQQRVVIARALVNDPTILLADEPTGNLDPALTVEIMDLLTDINIRGTTVMVATHDATLLSRYQKRTVRLERGLIVSDEDGVKAARRMLV; encoded by the coding sequence ATGATCCAGTTCTTCCACGTCTACAAGGCGTATCCCGGCGATCCGCCGGTGTTGCAGGACATCAACCTGAACGTGGAGAAGGGCGAGTTCGTCTTCCTCACCGGCCCGTCCGGCGCCGGGAAGACGACGCTGCTCAAGCTCATCTTCTGCGGGGAGAAGGCCACCAAGGGTCAAATCCTGGTGGGCGGGAAGAACATCGCGCGCATCCGCGAGTCGGCGGTGCCGTACCTGCGGCGCAACATCGGCGTGGTGTTCCAGGACTTCAAGCTGCTGCCCCACCGCAGCGTCGCGGACAACGTGGGCTTCACGCTGGACGTGCTGGGCGTGCCCCGCTCGGAGGCGCGCGAGAAGGTGCACCGGATGCTCAAGCTGGTGGGGCTGGAGCACAAGGCGAACTCGCTGCCCCTGCGGCTGTCGGGTGGAGAGCAGCAGCGCGTGGTGATTGCGCGCGCGCTGGTGAACGACCCCACCATCCTCCTGGCGGACGAGCCCACGGGCAACCTGGACCCGGCGCTCACCGTTGAAATCATGGACCTGCTCACGGACATCAACATCCGGGGCACCACGGTGATGGTGGCCACGCACGACGCCACGCTCCTGTCGCGCTACCAGAAGCGCACGGTGCGCCTGGAGCGCGGGCTCATCGTCTCCGACGAGG
- the carF gene encoding plasmanylethanolamine desaturase: protein MKKPDTIAEKVRLQDAQALAQGYSPAIRAMEIASIIAFVGLESVLVYKLWSTHHTGPWMLILAVVLGYLAADFVSGFVHWMGDTWGSTEMPVLGKAFIRPFREHHVDEKAITRHDFVETNGNNCLVSLPVAALAVAVPLAGPGWVFLAAFLGAMIFWVMATNQFHKWSHLDEPPAIINFLQRVHLILPPDHHRIHHTAPFNQYYCITVGWMNRPLKMIHFFPLMERLITWVTGQLPRQDDIGTEAAQALVAVDGAQEVPVIQAAKELLKSSAEEPTASVSTPPVR, encoded by the coding sequence ATGAAAAAGCCGGACACCATCGCGGAAAAGGTCCGCCTGCAGGATGCCCAGGCGCTCGCGCAGGGCTACTCGCCCGCCATCCGCGCCATGGAGATTGCCTCCATCATCGCGTTCGTGGGCCTGGAGAGCGTGCTCGTCTACAAGCTCTGGAGCACCCACCACACCGGCCCGTGGATGCTGATCCTGGCGGTGGTGCTGGGCTACCTGGCCGCGGACTTCGTGTCCGGCTTCGTCCACTGGATGGGCGACACGTGGGGCTCCACGGAGATGCCCGTCCTGGGCAAGGCGTTCATCCGCCCCTTCCGCGAGCACCACGTGGACGAGAAGGCCATCACCCGCCACGACTTCGTGGAGACCAACGGCAACAACTGCCTCGTGTCGCTGCCGGTGGCGGCGCTCGCGGTCGCCGTGCCGCTCGCTGGCCCGGGCTGGGTGTTCCTGGCCGCGTTCCTGGGCGCGATGATCTTCTGGGTGATGGCGACCAACCAGTTCCACAAGTGGTCGCACCTGGATGAGCCGCCCGCGATCATCAACTTCCTGCAGCGCGTGCACCTCATCCTGCCGCCGGACCACCACCGCATCCACCACACCGCGCCCTTCAACCAGTACTACTGCATCACCGTGGGCTGGATGAACCGGCCGCTGAAGATGATCCACTTCTTCCCGCTGATGGAGCGGCTCATCACCTGGGTCACCGGTCAGCTGCCGCGCCAGGACGACATCGGCACGGAGGCCGCCCAGGCGCTCGTCGCCGTGGACGGCGCCCAGGAGGTGCCGGTCATCCAGGCGGCCAAGGAGCTGCTCAAGTCCTCCGCCGAGGAGCCCACGGCGAGCGTCTCCACGCCCCCCGTGCGCTGA
- a CDS encoding Ig-like domain-containing protein: protein MNARTLAAFLCLSSGLSGCIIEDNRYPGDVRMSWSFDGATCGQMRNIDGVDIYIDGEILEGDGKYPCSANGFDGIILHDFAPGTYSFTAEAVDYDGVAVYSYRGTFSVDGNTAVPINFNTGRTGATSYAYVNWLFPTEAGSYYPSCQQAGVAYVDARVDDGAWARFNCNQGSQGRSVETPEIAPGQHYLEIVGVDAYERPLYYYGGGFTSQAGIPASITANTWAIGGAAVGWQLYEGATRLNCNQAGVSEVGINFQDIHTNEWVYGEAGQWFACNESPAVFEFLRPGEYFVSLQANGTNGRRYISPRGADMLSLRVYAHDFPSAAEAAIAPLDRVQ from the coding sequence ATGAACGCGAGAACGCTCGCCGCATTCCTCTGCCTCTCCTCAGGACTCTCTGGCTGCATCATCGAAGACAACCGCTACCCCGGCGACGTCCGGATGTCGTGGAGCTTCGATGGCGCCACCTGCGGCCAGATGCGGAACATCGATGGCGTGGACATCTACATCGACGGCGAGATCCTCGAGGGTGACGGCAAGTATCCCTGCTCGGCGAACGGCTTCGACGGCATCATCCTGCACGACTTCGCGCCCGGCACTTACTCGTTCACGGCGGAGGCGGTCGACTATGACGGCGTGGCGGTCTACTCGTACCGCGGCACGTTCTCCGTGGACGGCAACACGGCGGTGCCCATCAACTTCAACACGGGCCGCACGGGCGCCACGTCCTACGCCTATGTGAACTGGCTGTTCCCCACAGAGGCGGGCTCGTACTACCCCTCCTGTCAGCAGGCGGGCGTCGCCTACGTGGACGCCCGGGTGGATGACGGCGCGTGGGCGCGCTTCAACTGCAACCAGGGCAGCCAGGGCCGTTCGGTGGAGACGCCGGAGATTGCTCCCGGGCAGCACTACCTGGAGATCGTGGGCGTCGACGCGTACGAGCGGCCCCTCTACTACTACGGCGGTGGCTTCACGTCGCAGGCGGGCATCCCGGCCTCCATCACGGCGAACACCTGGGCCATTGGCGGCGCCGCGGTGGGCTGGCAGCTCTATGAAGGCGCCACGCGGCTCAACTGCAACCAGGCCGGCGTGAGCGAGGTGGGCATCAACTTCCAGGACATCCACACCAACGAGTGGGTCTACGGCGAAGCGGGGCAGTGGTTCGCCTGCAACGAGTCCCCGGCCGTCTTCGAGTTCCTGCGCCCCGGTGAGTACTTCGTGTCGCTGCAGGCGAACGGCACGAACGGCCGGCGCTACATCTCGCCCCGGGGAGCGGACATGCTGAGCCTGCGTGTCTACGCCCACGACTTCCCGAGCGCGGCGGAGGCCGCCATCGCTCCGCTCGACCGCGTGCAGTAG
- a CDS encoding PD40 domain-containing protein, giving the protein MKALLLSLLLVPALVLAQAPVIEISGANFRPLPLAAPAPVVQEGADKKAAQSFDTAFTYDLTASGIFQVLDRAGFTADAKEGMTAGSINFSRWADVGAESLVKVSLAQDGGALRGELRLFSVATGKEELKVSKDAPAGEPRQLAHTLADALYRHFTREASPFLSRITYVRKAAANRDVYVADWDGMNAQALTKGGTHILPTLSPSGQVAYTSYRKNRPDIYVQSPGGEAKPLVTDGQMATGIAYSPDGKRIAYALAEGESAQIYVAAADGSGAKAITDTPYGLNTSPTWSPDGKRIAFVSNRGGSPQVYVMGADGSGVKRLTFQGNYNQTPDWSPRGDLIAFTARDERNAFDLFTVNVDTGKVTRLTQDQGNNEEPTFSPNGRLIIFSTNRNGGAHLWVMTSEGNNQVPLPMEKGNWLTPDWGTAPAAK; this is encoded by the coding sequence ATGAAAGCCCTCCTGCTGTCGCTCCTCCTGGTCCCCGCGCTGGTGCTGGCGCAGGCGCCCGTCATCGAAATCTCCGGCGCGAACTTCCGCCCGCTGCCGCTCGCGGCCCCCGCGCCCGTGGTGCAGGAGGGCGCGGACAAGAAGGCCGCGCAGTCCTTCGACACCGCCTTCACGTACGACCTCACCGCCTCTGGCATCTTCCAGGTGCTGGACCGCGCGGGCTTCACCGCGGACGCCAAGGAAGGCATGACGGCGGGCAGCATCAACTTCAGCCGCTGGGCGGACGTGGGCGCGGAGTCGCTGGTGAAGGTGTCGCTGGCGCAGGACGGCGGCGCGCTGCGCGGCGAGCTGCGCCTGTTCAGCGTGGCCACGGGCAAGGAGGAGCTGAAGGTGTCCAAGGACGCGCCCGCCGGTGAGCCCCGGCAGCTGGCGCACACGCTGGCGGACGCGCTCTACCGGCACTTCACCCGCGAGGCGAGCCCCTTCCTGTCGCGCATCACCTACGTGCGCAAGGCGGCCGCCAACCGCGACGTGTACGTGGCGGACTGGGACGGCATGAACGCGCAGGCGCTCACCAAGGGCGGCACGCACATCCTCCCCACGCTCAGCCCGTCCGGCCAGGTGGCCTACACGTCCTACCGGAAGAACCGGCCGGACATCTACGTGCAGTCCCCCGGCGGCGAGGCGAAGCCGCTGGTGACCGACGGCCAGATGGCCACGGGCATCGCGTACTCGCCGGACGGCAAGCGCATCGCCTACGCGCTGGCGGAGGGTGAGAGCGCGCAAATCTACGTCGCCGCGGCGGACGGCTCCGGCGCCAAGGCCATCACGGACACGCCCTACGGCCTCAACACCAGCCCCACCTGGTCGCCGGACGGCAAGCGCATCGCGTTCGTGTCCAACCGGGGCGGCAGCCCGCAGGTGTACGTGATGGGCGCGGACGGCTCCGGCGTGAAGCGGCTCACCTTCCAGGGCAACTACAACCAGACGCCGGACTGGTCGCCGCGCGGGGACCTCATCGCCTTCACCGCTCGCGACGAGCGCAACGCGTTCGACCTCTTCACCGTCAACGTGGACACGGGCAAGGTGACGCGCCTCACGCAGGACCAGGGCAACAACGAGGAGCCCACCTTCTCCCCCAACGGCCGGCTGATCATCTTCAGCACCAACCGCAACGGCGGCGCGCACCTGTGGGTGATGACCTCCGAAGGCAACAACCAGGTGCCGCTGCCCATGGAGAAGGGCAACTGGCTGACCCCGGACTGGGGCACCGCTCCGGCGGCGAAGTAG
- the murI gene encoding glutamate racemase, producing MRQDSHGPIGVFDSGIGGLTVLKALMARLPHERTLYLGDTARVPYGTKSGEVVTRYSLKNAEFLLERGIKLLVVACNTASAAALPALQAALPVPVLGVIEPGARTALQRTRGGGVGVIGTPGTIRSGAYQRALEAGNPKIAVKATACPLFVPLAEEGWTNGDVPLLVAREYLAGFARDGVDTLVLGCTHYPLLKGVIAEVVGPHVSLVDSAEATAEAVAQLLEEKGLLAPASVGAPEHAFFVTDVPERFVEVGARFLGRPIPSAEQVDLRF from the coding sequence ATGCGGCAAGACAGCCACGGTCCCATCGGCGTGTTCGACTCCGGCATCGGAGGGCTCACGGTCCTCAAGGCGCTCATGGCGCGGCTCCCCCACGAGCGCACGCTCTACCTGGGAGACACCGCGCGGGTGCCCTACGGCACCAAGTCCGGCGAGGTGGTGACGCGCTACTCGCTGAAGAACGCGGAGTTCCTGCTGGAGCGCGGCATCAAGCTGCTGGTGGTGGCGTGCAACACGGCCTCCGCCGCGGCGCTGCCCGCCCTCCAGGCCGCGCTGCCCGTGCCGGTGCTGGGCGTGATTGAGCCCGGGGCCCGCACGGCGCTCCAGCGCACCCGGGGCGGCGGGGTGGGCGTCATCGGGACGCCGGGCACCATCCGTTCCGGCGCGTACCAGCGGGCGCTGGAGGCGGGCAACCCGAAGATCGCGGTGAAGGCGACGGCGTGCCCGCTCTTCGTTCCCCTGGCGGAAGAGGGGTGGACGAACGGCGACGTGCCGCTGCTCGTGGCCCGCGAGTACCTGGCCGGCTTCGCGCGCGACGGGGTGGACACGCTGGTGCTGGGCTGCACCCACTACCCGCTGCTCAAGGGCGTCATCGCCGAGGTCGTGGGGCCGCACGTGTCGCTGGTGGACTCGGCGGAGGCCACGGCGGAGGCGGTGGCCCAACTGCTGGAGGAGAAGGGGCTGCTGGCGCCAGCGTCCGTGGGCGCGCCGGAGCACGCCTTCTTCGTCACTGACGTGCCGGAGCGCTTCGTGGAGGTGGGGGCCCGCTTCCTGGGGCGCCCCATTCCTTCCGCGGAGCAGGTGGACCTGCGCTTCTAG
- a CDS encoding cell envelope integrity protein TolA translates to MSSAVTHSLLVSRPTRLSRFLVVSVVGHVAVVAAALLYASFSSAPKVNLDQKPINASLVRLGKPRDPKLLPRKEVAQPPPKEVVAKPTPTPPAETPAPSPAAVAVPGVKPAPAPAPQKGEATAEDRRKKLFGAFDKSAKPTEPEELEGAEDGDPDGDSAVAEGERYYGLLKSQVRRHYNVADTIPDAERLYLKAQVAMKLGRAGEVLDVSLAKASGNELFDAAVVAAVRKASPFSPPPDALRDALQKNGVVLVFSP, encoded by the coding sequence ATGAGTTCCGCGGTGACCCACAGCCTGCTGGTTTCACGGCCCACGCGGCTGTCTCGCTTCCTCGTCGTCTCCGTGGTCGGGCACGTGGCGGTGGTCGCCGCGGCGCTGCTCTACGCGAGCTTCTCGTCCGCGCCGAAGGTGAACCTGGACCAGAAGCCCATCAACGCGTCGCTGGTGCGGCTGGGCAAGCCGCGCGACCCCAAGCTCCTGCCGCGCAAGGAAGTGGCGCAGCCGCCGCCCAAGGAGGTCGTCGCGAAGCCCACGCCCACGCCGCCCGCGGAAACGCCCGCGCCCTCCCCCGCCGCCGTGGCGGTGCCCGGCGTGAAGCCCGCCCCGGCCCCCGCGCCCCAGAAGGGGGAAGCGACCGCGGAGGACCGGCGCAAGAAGCTCTTCGGCGCGTTCGACAAGTCCGCGAAGCCCACGGAGCCGGAGGAGCTGGAAGGCGCCGAGGACGGCGACCCGGACGGTGACTCCGCGGTGGCGGAGGGCGAGCGGTACTACGGCCTTTTGAAGTCCCAGGTGCGCCGTCACTACAACGTGGCGGACACCATCCCCGACGCGGAGCGCCTGTACCTGAAGGCGCAGGTGGCCATGAAGCTGGGCCGCGCGGGCGAAGTGCTGGACGTGAGCCTGGCCAAGGCCAGCGGCAACGAGCTGTTCGACGCGGCGGTGGTGGCCGCCGTGCGCAAGGCATCACCCTTCTCTCCTCCCCCCGATGCGCTTCGCGACGCGCTCCAGAAGAACGGCGTCGTCCTGGTGTTCAGCCCATGA
- a CDS encoding MotA/TolQ/ExbB proton channel family protein — protein MIPHLPLAFGAMNYVEIIRDASFIELAVLLLLMGVSVASWALIAMKATQLSRARAQSLTFLDTFWKASRLEAIYQSAQKLEGSPLSKVFCAGYEELSKLAQTGNKEGGGTEDAMSAKLGGIENVERALNRAATAQITELENRVSFLGTVGAASPFVGLFGTVIGILGAFNNIAEQGNATLATVAAPVGNALFATAAGLFAAIPAVVAYNSFVSRIKVFDTEMSNFSADFLNIIKRHFFR, from the coding sequence ATGATACCCCACCTGCCACTGGCCTTTGGCGCCATGAACTACGTGGAGATCATCCGCGACGCGTCGTTCATCGAACTCGCGGTGCTTCTCCTCCTGATGGGCGTCTCGGTCGCCTCCTGGGCCCTCATCGCCATGAAGGCCACCCAGCTGTCGCGTGCCCGCGCTCAGTCGCTTACCTTTCTTGACACGTTCTGGAAGGCGTCCCGGCTGGAGGCCATCTACCAGTCCGCCCAGAAGCTGGAGGGCTCGCCGCTGTCGAAGGTGTTCTGCGCGGGCTACGAGGAGCTGAGCAAGCTGGCTCAGACGGGCAACAAGGAGGGTGGCGGCACCGAGGACGCGATGAGCGCCAAGCTGGGCGGCATTGAAAACGTGGAGCGCGCGCTCAACCGCGCGGCCACGGCGCAGATCACGGAGCTGGAGAACCGCGTGTCCTTCCTGGGCACGGTGGGCGCAGCGTCTCCGTTCGTGGGGCTGTTCGGCACGGTGATTGGCATCCTGGGCGCGTTCAACAACATCGCGGAGCAGGGCAACGCGACGCTGGCCACGGTGGCGGCGCCAGTGGGCAACGCGCTGTTCGCCACGGCGGCGGGGCTGTTCGCGGCCATCCCGGCGGTGGTCGCGTACAACTCATTCGTCAGCCGCATCAAGGTGTTCGACACGGAGATGTCCAACTTCTCCGCGGACTTCCTCAACATCATCAAGCGGCACTTCTTCCGCTAG